The Argentina anserina chromosome 5, drPotAnse1.1, whole genome shotgun sequence genome includes the window CTTGCACTTGTCTCCGCATTTGCCTTGCATTTTAGCGAGCCTAATATGTATGCATCTGTCGAGGCTAATAACTCCGCATTCCATTGCATTGTATGGCACTTGACTCTGTGCTTGTTAGGCTCCTGCTTGTAAGGCTAATACTCAGCCAACCAccgtgctagcgaggctaataccTCCGCTACTGATCTGGCTTACTTCTTGCATGCATTTTCTTACATGTGTGAGCCTTGCTGAGGCACGGCCCAAGGCTCATGCCATGCCCAGTGTCACGAGCTGCATAAATGTATGTGTCATCGTGACACTTCCTAGGGGCTATGCCGAAGAAAGGGTGTCAAGCGACAAGCATGCAGGCTGATTGGGTGTCCAGTGGCACGTACAGGTGGCAGTTTCGTAATTAAGATGAACTTCTAACTTCGAGGCACTTAGGCTCGGAATTTGGGAAATGTTTGAACACGAAAAATGTTTGGATATGAAAAAGAGTTCAATGCATTTGACGACATATTTTTAAGAGcttgtatgaattaattatggaAGTTTCCCCTCCtcggatatttgatgtttcctCCTGCCAAGgctagttttctccaatatgctctatagggggtACCTGGTGTCTGACTCTCCACCACCCTCGGTGCCGGCCTAATGGGGCACTAAGCGAGTCACTCCTGGGGGACCTTGGGGAACCTAGGAGCCGGGCGAATGTCGCCAAAGAGGGGCGGCATGTGTTTCCATGAGTCAGGATGTCTCATGGATAGTATCGGTTGGCAGGTCGATATTGCGGGTCCATGCAGGTGGCGAGGTTCGTACGTGGGCGATCCTTATGCCAGCGGCATGAGTGAACTTGTGGGTTGAAGGAATACATGTCGAAACCCCGTGGTACGCAATGGCCACAGAGTAAAGTGACGCATGCATAGGTTAGGGGTTCGACCTTGCCCAAAAGAAAGAGTTGTCAGCAAGCATGGAAGGGCAACACCGTGCTAGAAAGAATGAAGCCTATAGTGGGCATATGCGGGCAATTGGCTTATGAAAGAGTACGCTTGCAAGACGGATACATGTCGGGATGATATGTGGGAGGCAAGCCTCGCCCAACAAGTTAACACCATGGGGCCGAGTTGCCCATATGATTATCCCCACGGGTGAAGTGTGGACAAGGGATGCCTATATGCCGAGTGAGCATGATGATAGATGCTCCGGAGGTGAGTAAGGTGTGCATGCTTCCAAGGGACGGTCAGATAAAAGGAAGCGAGGACCATCAAGGTCTTGGCCTACTGTCATGCCGCTTGCTACGAGGTGCCAAGTGCACGCTGGTCAGTAAGGGGTTGGTATTAGCTGGAATGGCATGGAAGCCTATCGGTTGGGCGAGTGTCATGGGAGTACCATGACACGAGAAAGCGATCGGTAAGTCACAAGTTGTGAGACTCATGTGTGAGTAGCTTTCGTTGGTTGAACCTCATAAGCAAGGAATGTATGTGAGAATGATCGAAATGACACGGGAGGCGCAcaagtaagaaaagaaagttggCATCATGGTTGCATGTTGAGTTAAACTAGCCTTGGTTAAGAGTAACATTAGCGCCGCACAGATCATATTTCGCTGCAGAGTAAGTCGACCCGTGACACCAAGCCTATCAGGCACTAAGATTGTAACAATAGGCTAGTTTGAGGCTGAAAAGTTTGATAGAATTGaccctagaaaaaaaaaaagagctttGTCGCTGCTCTGCAGAAAAAATCCAACACAATTATAACAAATAAACTTATATATCTTATGTATAAGTTGTTGGAGGCCGCTGGAGACCGCCAGACCGGTGACCTGAGGTATTGATACTAGTATAAGcactagttttttttatacaagaaatgaaattacaaagtGAATCCCTTAGGGCATCTAGAATTaccaatatcaaatacaaaggCATTAGAAGCCTCAAGCGGGGCTTGATCAACCCATGATTTTTCTTATGCAACGTGTGACCAAGATTAGCAACATCATTGGCAACGAAATTAGCTTCTTAGTATAAGCACCAGTTGCCTTTCATTCTCGTCGATTGTTTTGAAGTCTTCATGCAAAGAGCCAAAGACTATTCATCAATCGATAACGAGTACGTTGACATTCTCAACGACAGCACCGGCCACCGATGGTCACTTGTCGCCGAATTATACAACAAGAGATGTCGTCGATATTAGAGACGCCGGAGATGCTACTTCCTCTGCTATTTTCTTTGGGTGACAAAGGTGGTTTCTACTTTCTATGAACAATGGACGTAGAGTCAAATTTGACATTCTGAAGTTATATCAAAAGAAATCAAACGGAAAACACTTTGATCATCTTGTTGAGCTCATTGCTGAAACTCCATGGCCATCTCAAAATCCCAGAACAAGTTCAACAAATTCCAATTCTCTCAAAAGTCACTCAAAATGGCCTCCCCAAAACACAACTTGAGGCACCACATCCCCATAACCATTTCTCCTATTTACCGATTTCAATTTCGCTCTATGTATCGAATCATTAAACCCAGCGTTTCGGGTCTTGAGAAAGTTCCGATACAAAAGCAACAAGCCAAACCCATTTTcgaacatgttcatcttctcCTTCATTTCGTCCTCTAAAACTAACGGTGTCTCCCCCACCGGACATTCACCATGGGCGGCGGTTCGAGCCGATCGAAAGTCCATCCTCTGCCACCGTTCGACCAGGTAGGTTCTTGAATTTCTTTGAATCTTTCAATCGGTTCAATTTCGGGAATTCAAATTCTGAAACTTCAATCATTATTTAGTATTACGACCCTACTGGCGCGTATTGAAGCAGAGGGAGACGATGTTCAGGTTGGAGAGATTGACGTAGATGAAGCAGAGCTCCTTCAAGAGTATACGAAGTTGCATTGTTTCAGCTAAGGGAAGAAGATctgcaagaagaagaagaagagatgaaCAGTGAAGCAGCACAGCTCTTACAGGAGCTAGAGGAGCTTGATCATGAACTAGAACAGGTACTATTTGTCACCTCAATCCATCATGGGACCTTCATTCAAATTTTTTGATTAAATTGGCTGCTGCTGATTGCATTTGGTCTTTGAGGTAGCATATTGGTTGGATCTGCAATCTGAAATCTGTGTAGTTCTTATATTTTAAATGATGTGCATGCTGTATTCTCTTCTTTGAGTTTGAAAATGGAAATCTAGTAAAATTCTAAGCAAGATTCAGAAAGTTTGTACCGTGGTTGAGAATTGTGAAACCTCAGGCACAATGACCCatgagtttgagttgttagAAAGTAATTACCCAATTTTACAGGGCACTTTAAACTTCGACTTACCCTACTTTGTTATATATCCATATGTTCTGAACTTTTTGACAGGTTTACTTCCTGTTAGTTAGCAGGTTTCTTTCATGTTATTTGGTGTATTTTGTCATAGTTGTGTGTGGTCTGAAGTGTGTTATATGGAATGACTATATCTCCTCAATGAACTGATGAGCATATTTCCTTGCCATATGTCCAGGCTAATCTCTAGATGTGGCTTGACTGTAGATACCGCCAAAGCTGGGGCTCCTGGAGAATAGTTTGTAAATACATGTCAACAGAGATACTGTAAATCGTCTGCCGTAGTGCCATGAGGTGATGAAGAGAATGGCGAGTATGTCCTTGAATGCCATTTTTTTCCAGAAATCTGGATCATCTTTAAAATGCAATAGACCATAGTCCAAATTCAGTGGACCCTTAGATTACGCTACTGCTAGTTATGCTCTTTTGATTCCATGAAACAATTGTTTGAAGTTTAACCTGTATCGTTCTGTGGATCTATGATAGGTGTATTGAACATTTAAAAAGCTACTGATAGTTGCTCTCTTTTGATTCCATGAAACAATTGTTTGaagtttaatttgttttgttcTGTAGAGCTATGATtccatgaaaaaaaatgtgcacagcttttaTGGTGGGGTTTGTGTTCTGTAATGTATGAAGGCGAGAGAGTGAACTGGATGGAAAAAGGAAATGTAACGAGAGAATGGAATAAAGTTCTGCATTTAATTATCAACAAATACAAATAATGTTTCGACATCAGTCTCGATAAATGTAGCATACAAACATCTACGTACTGTAACGTACACAAGAAAATATAGCATAGTGTAAGCTGCTTAAAGTGCCATCTCAGCCTGCAAGGCAGCTagttcatcatcttcttcggCCGATGGCTTCTGGAGAATAGGACCATTTGGTTGCCTTCCTGCCGGGAGGTGCACTGGAGCTGAAGAAGTTGCTGCAGGCTGAAGAAGTTGTTTTTCCAGCTCGATACTTTCTAGCTCTTCAAGTTCTGCTTCCAGTTCATCCTCATCAAAATCTGCAATTGGACTTGATAAAGCTTGCTGGATCTGTTTAATGTTCTCTGTCTGCTCATGAACCTCGTCCAAGGTTTTATCCACTTCATCTATGTTTATTGCTTTATGCATTGCCTTCATCGCAGCCGCGCCAGTTCTCAAGGCATCTACAGTTTCGGAGGTAGATTTTGCAGCTTCTAGCATCACCATCTGATTATGGACACGCAATTGATTGTTTCCGTTGCTCTGTATCTGTTGTTCATACACCTTCTTCATCTTTAGAGATTTTATAGCAGCTCTTTTATTCTTATCTTTGCTGAATCGTTTGGCCTTTTCATATTCAGCGGCAGCCTTCTTTTGTAGTACTTTCTCCTGTTTCGCAAGCATGTCAAGTTCATCGCTTAATTTTTCCAAGGCCATGACGGCGTCGGGTCCCGTTTTAGGTTTCCCGAAAAGCTTCGCAAACATGGTTGGTTCTCTACCTTCGGGAAAGAGATCTCTATCCAAATATGTGGGGGCTTTGATTCTGAACTACAACAAAACAACCAGTAATAGCTCCGTTTATATAGAGGACTAGACCCTATCCACCAGGAATTAGGAATTGTCTTGTAATTCTATCGAGACAAATAAATCTACCACGACAGGGACACTAGTAATAACAAATTGTTTCTCTTCCAAAGTGAAACCAAATTCTATAGTCTCGCAATTCTGTAGTGTCGCGCCTTCCTTCATTGCATATCGCGGGACGCGGGGTGTCCTAAGCTGAAACGACTTCCAAACTTCCTCATGCAAAATAAACCACTGGAGTATCTTCTCATCGATCATAGTGACagctttgtatatatatatattttttcttcttgttcttttttcttttttagaatCTTTAGGTCTAGCAAGCAACTTTTAGTAAATACAAGTTGGGGTCTATTGATTCTAACTACAATCAATAAGGTTTAAATTGGAGAAGTCTTATATATACCATGCAGGTTTAGGAGTCGTATCACTTGAATTTGATTGGAATCCTTATAATCATTGGATTGAGTAAGGATGATAAAAGTAACGTATAACCATTGTCATCCTACTCAATCCGGAAAAGACTCAAATGGATGGTGGGGAAAGCTATAAAGAAAGAGCATAAAGTAATGCATACTAGGTGATCAAGTGAGGTTAGTGAGCTAGatagataaaaaaaagtaagagGTAAGGTTTCTATTCACCGTAAAATATGAATattgttccgagagaattactattctatccttatgtgtgtcttagcctaataggtttcctgttaagagatagattagcatctccgtaatagattaggattccgaatcctacgggattgtggttttgtaaatgcctatatatatgccaccatatcattcaataatacacaattatttcatcctgcatcacgttatcacgcactttgccctaaaaccctgaacttttagagccctaaattttttttcttctctctcttctcctctaccggccgccgtcgattccaagctccggcatctcctcgccggCGCACCTCCTGCTCGCCGCCCCTGCAGCCGCCGCatcgctgcccctgcagccctccccgcagcccctgcagccagccccgcagcccctgcacgcagccgcGCAGCaccgcagggtctcctccgcatctgctccgcaaaaacatctttttgccccgcaagtccccgcatcaaagcattcaaaattgctcctcccgcatattcacgcaagagacgtgaaattcacaagcaaggacttcgctcaagataagctactcccgtatactacaaaccttcaaaggtaaatttttcataaacgttcccgcttttgaacgtatagatatattatatcgggcgctattagccttctacTTGTCTtcattccggcctttcttataacgccgatgagactatagagggatgggtttcccctcttggtcgatgttttctgtgtgacggtcctgggggagttacgattgttttgaaagggaagttaatcgattttcgtgtggtcgcctaagtgcaccgctgttttgggtgcgatcatgagtatcgccgcttccatcaatttttcttgtgaccatatatgTCACCcattctaattcctattatacttgaatctaatcgattccgtattcgttttgtagatgtcatcgccatctcgaccggaatttggccttcttgatctagaagaaaaggaataccaccgctgggtttccgacatggaactcgctttcgagagccgagggattgaaggcatgtttgccgaccctcctgctgatttcccacccatggctaagactcagactctcatctttatgagacgtcacatccatgcaactctcaagaggcaatacttgaacgtaaaagatcctaaagaattatgggacaaactacgcttgcggtacaacaacgttcatgataagcttcttcctgaattgaccgttagatgggataacatctgtctattggactataagagagtggatgatttcaatcaggatatgctatgcttgcaatccaatcttggcaccgttggtgtcatcaagaccgacctagatcttctgaataagatattggacacgtttccaatcaactatgaggttcaagctcatacgtaccgcactcatgtagaggaagggaagatccggtcttttgccgacttaatggcactcttgGCTAAGAAAGAGAGACATTCTtagattctcctcaacaacaacaatagacctgttggcactaaaagaattcctacgccacagtctaactatgggaaagctcctaagcaaaagaatcaatcaaggaattttccatatcagcaccaaaataacaactctcgtggtgggaggcaacaaggccgatctcggcctcggtccaatacttggacccgtgatggtggcggcgccgcaccctctgggggaggccgtccccgtcccaaactccaaggaggccgtgcgcctcctaatgcctccacttccggtcatggcaagtctccatgcttcaaatgtggctcttTCAAgaactttaatcgcgattgtcgcgctagcaaagagatgatcaaggcttactccacctacaagaagtttctacaacccgaatcgaatcatgtggatgaggaccatgagatcgagactcaccatatctccatgaagcccgagccccttgcttctaaggctaggcatccggttgctaccatggatactcccgactttgattagtcgttttagcttctttagctttatgattcaagtattgttatggccgaccgccattgttattttcattgactttgtaatagtcttttgattttggaattagaagttcatgtgtgatgtattaaatattggcattcaataaaatttctcatttcttgcttacaagacgatctctttgagaattttatttacctgacacttagcatgatgatcaacgtgtgcaactcacgtggtttttaaattggacgcttttgggtcacatgggaccccaatagcactacattgtgaatttggaacttaaaattcggaaaacgaacctcggaacgtcaaaaacgacgtcgttttgccctTGGCCGAACCCGGACACTGTTCCAacgtttccggcacgttttgccggcatattcgccgtcttccggaaatttcccggcgtttccggcaccgccacccggttcctgccggcgtcccctgtcggacctgaagttccggcctccataccggccagtgttgaccgccgccggccggttttccggcaatcggtccgccggttttccaacgagtttttcgacgattttttccGTCGTTACTCGTCATTTTTTCGGCATATTGCAGCAGtccctgctgccacgttttcctcgtccaaaattcacccggttttgagttcttttgacattgttttccggttttctccaagtccgttatatgcactcaccggtactctttgtgtgtgtcttccacaccatttttggatggtttataccaccctagtttactgtttggtatttcactgcttcaataccatgatttccaactctttagttgaagaatgtagtactattgccatgtgatacattcgatgggatcaacctttgttccgattcccattcttacaatatcctacggcgtattgtatagaattgttcccgtgtcggtgactctcttaattgtcattttgtagatgtcccgcggtgaaatcgaatgtctagctgattgcggaaccacccacactgtcctacggcacaggcagttgttcacggatctagtgttttcgacttcttcgatgactacaatgattggctcgaaatccatcattcaaggaaaaGGCAcagcttctttcatgttgcctaatggtacgactcttaacgtcatagacgctctttatgcgccgaagtctccccgcaccttgctaagttttaaggacatacgtgccaatggttttcacctcgatacttatgttgagaatggagaggaatatctttgtgttacctctgagaaagcaggtcatcgccgcatcttagagaagatgaagagtcttgggaatggtttgtatcttacttccattcggatctttgaatcatatgcggttgaacgcaacttttgtgattcggactcttatatgctttggcatgcccgtctcgggcaccctggacgtgatatgatgattagaattcttaagaattcacatggtcatccatttttcaagtcccggaagcaaTTAGAGGATCACATCAtccgtgctccgcacggtgaggccgtgcctacccatgcaccgcatggtgtggccgagcatgcctcactcggcagctccacggctttcatgccgtcggtggcagcatcccctccttcacaggagcttgtgatgcctcccgtgctttcaaatgcctccatggcaatttctgatgcccatcgctcgttttgaaaagcttgttctcttgctaaatttcaaggaagtccttcttttgctaaggcttccaCCGAGAATATTCTATTCTTACAAcatatccaaggtgacatttgtggacctattcaaccagaatgcggaccttttcgatattttatggtattggttgatgcatcg containing:
- the LOC126795154 gene encoding vacuolar protein sorting-associated protein 32 homolog 2-like, translated to MFAKLFGKPKTGPDAVMALEKLSDELDMLAKQEKVLQKKAAAEYEKAKRFSKDKNKRAAIKSLKMKKVYEQQIQSNGNNQLRVHNQMVMLEAAKSTSETVDALRTGAAAMKAMHKAINIDEVDKTLDEVHEQTENIKQIQQALSSPIADFDEDELEAELEELESIELEKQLLQPAATSSAPVHLPAGRQPNGPILQKPSAEEDDELAALQAEMAL